taggctggtcttgaactcctgaggttaagcaatcctccccacttcagcctctcaaagtgctggaattctgggtgtgagccaccacacctggctttgggctgaatttttttttttctttttgagacagagtctaactctgtcacccaggctggagtgtaattgcgtgatcttggctcactgcgacctccgcctactgggttcaagcaattctcctatgacagcatcccgagtagctgggactacaggcgcatgccaccacacctggctaatatttgtatttttggtagagacagggtttcgccatgttggccaggatggtctcgaactcctgacttcaagtgatctacccgcctcggcttcccaaagtgctgggattacaggcatgagccactgcgcccagcctccctaAGACGAATCTTAATAGAAGCAACAACCCAAGACTCCTTCAGGAGCCAGAGAGAGACAAAGGCCAAACCAGGATCTGGGCTACAGACAAGCTGCCCACACTTGTGTTCCAGAGCACACAGCTCCCCGATCCATACCTGGTACACATGAGCGATCAACTGCTCCCGGCTCCCGCAGTCTAGCTGGCAGAGGGGACACTGGCAGAGTTCAAGCAAGGGGTCAGAATTCAAATTCCCTGTGACCTGTGATTCAACAAATAGGCAACTCATTAGGACTCTTTACTCATCTCTTCCCTGCCCCAGCTTTTTAAACAGGGTATCCTGTTAAAAGGAACCCAGACTGATGGCGCATGTTATTCTTAGCTTCCCTTTGTGGGCTGAAGGAAACAGTAATAGTTGAGAGGGAATTATGGCTTTCAGCCATGAGGACACAGGATTGCCTCAGAGAGAGCCAATCGATTTTTTTCCCTGAAGATAAACTCTGCAGACAGGGGTAGCGTTTTTCCTGTCATGTTCCTTTCAGGAATCCTCAGGGCACAAGTTAGTGAGAAGGTGGCACTCCAGGTGACACCTTGACTTAGATTTGCAAGCACATTCAAGAGTCCACCTTGGGAAGTCAGCTTTCTACTTCAACAAAGTTTCTCTCCTGTCTGGAAAGACGTGGGGAGCTGCAGGAAAGAGAGCTGTGCACAGGCGCAGTGATTCGTGGATGGAAAAGGAAAGCTGAGTGTGGCGAGAACTGAGAGTCTGAGGTGTGGGTTCTGGTGCCATGAAGGAAGAGGCCTCCCGTGCAGGCCCAGGAGACCATCAGAGGCAAGACTGTGCCACAGGGGTGAGCAGCATCAGGGCAGGCAGAAGGGTAGGGCATTGCTGGACCTGGACCCAGGGGCCATTGTCACTTGCCTCGTGCTCTACCACTTCGTTCCCACCAACAGGCTGTTCTGTATTTTCTAACTCTTTCTCCACTTTGACCACCCCTCCATCTTCCTCTGATGTGTGGGAAGAGACTTCATCTTGTGTCGTCTCCTCTTCATCACCCTCACTGTCACCTGGAACACACAAACTGGTCACTTGTTCTGATTTTTGCATGAATACATCCTGAGCTGCTCTCCACCCTGGAGTTGGCAGTTACAATAGAAAACATGTTCAGATCTTCCATAATATAGTTTATATAGTTTTGTTGGGTACATATTATGTCAAGTGGAAACCAACTATAGCTGTCATTTGTTATGCCATATACACGTAAAGGGAAGATGTGAAGCAAAACTGCATTGGAAATGGTTATCGTGCCCTCTacatgattataaaaataatctttctgaCTCATGGTTTTCAAATATCTCACACTTCAAATCACACCTCCCCAAGCACCTTACACTGGGCCCATTCCCACTGTACACCACCTCTGACTTACCAACACTTTCCACTGATTTCGCCATGAGCCCCCTGCACAACTTCTCCACGGTGTCACTATACTATTCTACTCTGAACCCCACTAATCTCTTCTTTCCCAGCAAACCTCAAGGCACACTTACAGAAACATCAAGTTTTTCTTCCCTCTTACCAGCAATGGAAGCAGTAGTAAATGAGTTTGAAATGATGTCACTTTATGGGGAAAGGGCTGCTCATTACAGTGGAAAAATTAGCACAGCAACCAACCTCAGGCACTTTGCAGTGGTATCCGACTCACTAGGTTCTTACTCTACTATTGTAACATGGCATTCTAAACTAAGtaagtccattgtttctgttGATTATTTGGATTATCTGATGGGTAACCGAATGCATTAAGTGGAAGGAACGGGCCATTCTTTAGGATGAAATGTAATTTCTTGTGACTAACATAGGAATTgagtttgttttagttttagggGTAGGATGTGGCTATGAGGAGGTCTGCCTGTGGCTGGGGAGTCTGCAAGGTTTATGTGAGctgatttttcttctctattacttataaaatagaaaatgaaaacagatcAGAGAAACAAATAACGAATGTAGTTCTTtctgaaagggaaaaaataaagtgcTAGTACCTTGAAGATCACAAGAAGTAGCCAAGCCTAGGGAAGCTGTCACACTGCAGCCCTATCTTAACCCCACCTGGATCCTGGACTTCTGGGCCTGATGTGAGCAAGAGAGAAATATAGGGCAGAGTCTCACCAGGCTGTCCGCAAGAAACTCAGATTTCCTAGCTAACAGTGTGCCTGTCTTCTCTACTACCCTTGCATAATATCTAAATCCACCAGTATGTGAGCAACATATTTCCCTTCTTCCTGGGCAAAACTAGTTATATTCCCTTTCTTCATGAGAAGGTCTAACCAAATCATCTGCTAGTAGTTACATGTGTCCTTATTAGATAGATACTCCAGGCAACTGGTGGACTGGATTTGGGGCCTGGAAAGAGCTATGGTTTGTGTGTCTTATTTCCTAGCCCAAAGCTCCTTTCATTTGAATCCAACTCAATAATGAAGGATTGGCACAGATTACATCATACCATGTTTTCTCCCCAGCTTATCTGAAATACTTgtaaactttatataatataaagtgatatatcaaacatatttttgtaattttgcaaTAATCCAAATATATCTTGCTactagaaaaattttttaaaaatgtgtactgTCTAGAGGGATAGTACATCCTTCAGAATGGAAAACTATTAGATGTTTGCAGATATTGTAATTCCCACCTGCTACTCAAGAAAGTGGTGGCTTCCATAGGTTTTCCAGACATGTTTGGGTTCATTTTTCTGTGCCCGAGCAATTAATtgctaaattattttatgttgttgATGTTGCTTAATTATTAGCTTGGGTGGAAACAAGTTCCTAGAAGGTTGCAGAGTCCTCTCTCCATTTTTACCCAACCCAG
This sequence is a window from Gorilla gorilla gorilla isolate KB3781 chromosome 18, NHGRI_mGorGor1-v2.1_pri, whole genome shotgun sequence. Protein-coding genes within it:
- the ZNF821 gene encoding zinc finger protein 821 isoform X4, coding for MSRRKQTNPNKVHWDQVFAGLEEQARQAMMKTDFPGDLGSQRQAIQQLRDQDSSSSDSEGDEEETTQDEVSSHTSEEDGGVVKVEKELENTEQPVGGNEVVEHEVTGNLNSDPLLELCQCPLCQLDCGSREQLIAHVYQ